In Leisingera sp. NJS204, the DNA window CGCATCCATAGCGCGGCCGACAGTGAAGCCGTGCAACATGGTCGAAAGCAGGATGGTCAGCCCGATCAGTGCCCATAATTCCGGTTCGTTCACAAACTCCAAATGTGCGCCGGCGTAGCAGAGATAATAGATTGACCCGATCCCCCGGACACCAAACACGGACACCACAAAACGGTCGCGTTTGCGGAGCTGCGAACCAGCCAGCGAGATCCAGCCAGCCAGAGGCCGGATCACACCGATAAGCAAAAGCGCCAATAGGAGATGTGCCCAGGTTAGATCTTCAAGAAGAACCGGCAGGACATTGCCAAGGGCAACTAATAGCAGTGCTGTCAAAGCGTGTTCGATTGTTTCGCAGAAATCGTGCAGCCTGCGGTGAAAACGGTGTTCATTTTCGATCCGGCGCAATGTCAGGCCCATGACGGCGACGGCGATGAACCCGTAGCCTTCGACCAGTTCGGTCGAGCCGTAGCAAAGCAATACCCCGGCAACCGCCACAACACCCGACGCTGTGTCAGCCAGAACCGCAGAACGGGGAAACCGAAACAGCACTTGCCCCAGCGCCCAGCCACCGCAGGCGCCCATCACAACACCTGTTGAGATACGGTACGCGACATCAATAATAAGCCAGTCAGCCAGCCATGCCTGAGGGTTCAACCCCTGCACGGCAACAATGAGGCCGAGGTAGACAAAGGGGAAGGCGAGCCCGTCATTGAGCGCCGCTTCAGTTGTCAGAGTAAAACGCACCGGGTGTTCGTTGCCTTCCATCGGCGGACCGACTTGCACGTCACCCGCAAGCACCGGGTCTGTCGGGGCCAGCACGGCACCCAGGAGTATTGCGCCGGCAGCAGTCATGCCGCCCAAGCCCCACCCCAGCACGGCAACCGCCAGGATTGTGAGCGGCATCCCGATGAGGAGAAGCCGGACCGTCGGGCCCCATTTTTTCCATGGCCTCAGGCTGTCGAGGCGGAGACCGGCTGCAAACAGCGCAATAATCACAGTCAGCTCGCTGACAACTTCCCAAGGCTTCGGGTGAGCGCGCGGGTCTGGAAGCTGGGGCAGGCCAGGAACCAGCCAGTATGCCGCCATTCCGAGCAGGATGAGAAGCGGTGCGGCGGCAGGCTCTCGGGTTGAAAAGAAGCGCGGTGACCAATGAGCAAGAATGATCACTACACCCATGGCTGCAAGCATCAGG includes these proteins:
- a CDS encoding cation:proton antiporter, whose product is MDHTEFFGLASYHLMLAAMGVVIILAHWSPRFFSTREPAAAPLLILLGMAAYWLVPGLPQLPDPRAHPKPWEVVSELTVIIALFAAGLRLDSLRPWKKWGPTVRLLLIGMPLTILAVAVLGWGLGGMTAAGAILLGAVLAPTDPVLAGDVQVGPPMEGNEHPVRFTLTTEAALNDGLAFPFVYLGLIVAVQGLNPQAWLADWLIIDVAYRISTGVVMGACGGWALGQVLFRFPRSAVLADTASGVVAVAGVLLCYGSTELVEGYGFIAVAVMGLTLRRIENEHRFHRRLHDFCETIEHALTALLLVALGNVLPVLLEDLTWAHLLLALLLIGVIRPLAGWISLAGSQLRKRDRFVVSVFGVRGIGSIYYLCYAGAHLEFVNEPELWALIGLTILLSTMLHGFTVGRAMDAIAK